CGAGCCTCGACAAGAACAACGAGGGCCTGAAGAAGGTGCTCGAGGCGGTGCAGTGATCGGCAAGGGCCAGGAGGACGACGGCGCCGCGCGCGCCGTCGATCTCCTCTTCGGCGTCGTCCTCGCGGTCGCCTCGGCGGTGGTCCTCGTCTGGATCATCCCGAACACGGTCGACCTCGAGGCGCAGGGGGCCGACGTGTCGCCGGCCTTCTTCCCGCGCCTCTCCGCCGGCGCCGTCCTGGTGCTGTCGCTCGGCATGACCGCGCACCGCCTCGTGAAGGGGCCGCCGCTCGACTGGGAGAGACCGCTGCGCATCGTCGGCGAGGTGGCCGGCTGCGCGCTTG
Above is a genomic segment from Acuticoccus sediminis containing:
- a CDS encoding tripartite tricarboxylate transporter TctB family protein codes for the protein MIGKGQEDDGAARAVDLLFGVVLAVASAVVLVWIIPNTVDLEAQGADVSPAFFPRLSAGAVLVLSLGMTAHRLVKGPPLDWERPLRIVGEVAGCALAALAVAFALPRIGFVATGAVVIALGAVLTHYRRWWAIGLLAILFPLVVSFGAWTIFMVDLP